The Pedococcus dokdonensis region CCGCCCCGATCACCGGGATGACGAAGAACCCCACCACGGCCAACAGGACGGCCAGCACCAGCGTCGACCGGCGCACGCCGGCCTCACGCATCCGGCGACCCGGCACCGCATACTGCAGCGCCACCCCGGCCAGGTAGAGCGCGGCACACACGCCGAAGACCCACCAGCCCAGCGTGCTCCCGGTGTCGAGCGCCCACACGAACACGGCGGCCAGACACAGCAGGAGACCGGGGATGACCGGAATGACGATCCCCACCATCCCGATCACGATCAGGACGGCGGGGACCCAGAGAGTGGCCTCCATGAGGAGGGCCGGGCTCGCCTTCTACCGCTCCTCGAGCGGAGCGACGGCAGGGGTCTCGTTGAGGCGCTCGGTCTCGTCGACGATGTCGG contains the following coding sequences:
- a CDS encoding DUF456 domain-containing protein; translated protein: MEATLWVPAVLIVIGMVGIVIPVIPGLLLCLAAVFVWALDTGSTLGWWVFGVCAALYLAGVALQYAVPGRRMREAGVRRSTLVLAVLLAVVGFFVIPVIGAAIGFVGGIYLVELGHSKDRAAAWTSTKAALKAVFLSMGIELLAALAIAVTWVAGVLVSRA